The genomic region TGATTCCGGCAATCGCGCTTCTGTCTTTCGATGACGACGATGATGCCGCTGAGTTCGCCGGTGAATCTGAGGTTCTTTGGGATGGTCAAGAAACTCCAACCAATGCCGATGGGCTCATCGATTTGGTCTGTCCCAATGGACACGTCTGGCAGGCAAAGCTGGAAGAATAATTCAAGTCGTGGCCTTTTCAGAATCACGAAAGGAGATTCCGTGTCCCATGTCGTTCAGATCCAGACTGAAGTTCGCGATGCGGTTGCCATGCGGGCAGCGTGTCAGCGCCTCGGATTAACCCAACCAACGCAGCGCACGGTGCGGTTGTTCAGCGCCCAGGCGACCGGCTTGGCCGTTGAACTGCCCGGCTGGCGATATCCGGTGGTATGCAACCTGACTTCTGGCCAGCTCAACTTCGACAATTACGGCGGTCGTTGGGGTGACCAAAACCAGCTCGACCGACTGCTCCAGGCATACGCGTGTGAAAAGGCCAAGATCGAAGCTCGTAAGCGTGGCCATTCGGTCACCGAGCAATCGCTTGCCGACGGCTCGATCAAGCTGACCATCCAGGTCGCTGGAGGTGCCGCTTGAATCAGATCATCGAAATCATCATTTCGCCCGCTGGCCAGACCACCGTGCAAACAAAGGGCTTCACCGGCGCGAGCTGCCAGGACGCCAGCCGGTTCATCGAGCAGGCATTGGGCCAGCGGACTGGTGAGCAGCTCACGGCTGAGTTTCATCAGCCTGCTCAATCGTCGTTGCACGAGGAGGCATAATGGCCACAGCAACTCGTCGACGCGTTCTGCGGACTGCGCCAACGCCCACGGTCAACCACCGGCAGCAGGTTCAGCTTCAACGCAAACGTTCACGGTTGGAAAAAGAGCGGGCCAGCCTGAACCGCTGGATGAGCCGTTTGCGCCGGGCATTTCACGCCGTGGAAAAAGCCCAAGCCAAAATCACGCGGCTCGAGCGGCAAATCGCCACGCTTGGGCAATCCTAGCCGGCTGTTCTGGTCGGCTTTTCGTTTATTCCCCCTTCCGGAGAAATCCCATGACGCTTTCTGTGCGTCTGGCTGAATACGTGCGCGCGTGCT from Pirellulales bacterium harbors:
- a CDS encoding DUF1257 domain-containing protein, giving the protein MSHVVQIQTEVRDAVAMRAACQRLGLTQPTQRTVRLFSAQATGLAVELPGWRYPVVCNLTSGQLNFDNYGGRWGDQNQLDRLLQAYACEKAKIEARKRGHSVTEQSLADGSIKLTIQVAGGAA
- a CDS encoding DUF2997 domain-containing protein yields the protein MNQIIEIIISPAGQTTVQTKGFTGASCQDASRFIEQALGQRTGEQLTAEFHQPAQSSLHEEA